The Chryseobacterium shigense genome segment TTTTAAGCAACAGTTCTGTTTCTGTATTTAAAAATACTGATGCTATTTCAAGCTGCCAGACCGGGGCATTCAAACCAAAAGGAATTTTCAGGCTTTCTCTCATTTTTTTCATCAGTTCTTCGTTGGTAACGGGTACCGGAGCGGTTACATTGATTGTTCCTGATATATTTTCCTGGTTAATGATCCGGTCAACGGCATTACAAAAATCATCAACATGGATCCAGCTTACTTTCTGTTGTCCTCTCCCCTGCTTTCCACCCAAACCGAATTTTGTGATGGTACGAAGTTTCGGAAAAGCACCGCCATTATTTCCTAGAACAATAGAGGTTCTCAAAGCCACTTTTCTTACATCCTCATTATTAATCGTGAAAAATTCTTTTTCCCAGCTTTTGCAGATGTTCATGGAGAAATCATCGCCAATAATCCCGTTTTCTTCCGTATTCAGATGTGTTTCTGAATGTATGTAAATGGTTGCGGAAGATGCGTTCAGCCAGACTTTGGGTTTAGTGGTGCATTGATCAACGGCTTCCTGAAGTACTTTTGTGCTGTCTATTCTTGATGTATAAATTTCTTTTTTGTTCTTTTCGTTGTATCTGCAATCCACAGATTTTCCGGTGAGATTGATCAGAACATCTGCTCCATTAATGCAATCTTTCCAACTGTCTAAGGTTTGGGCATTCCAGTATATTTCATTGTCTCGTTCAGGTTTTCTTGTGAGAATATATACCTCAGCTCTTTTTTCTTTAAAATATTTTTCCAGGCTTTCACCGAGAAATCCGGTTCCGCCTGCAATTATTATTTTCATTGCGTTTTGTGTTAAGTTCTTATTTTGATTACATTATATATTTCTTAGTTTTTACTTCAATTTCAGAGCCTTCTGCCAGCATGACTGAAATGGGTTCCTGATTATTAAGAAATGCAAAGTCTTTTCCATAGAGTGTTTCAAACCGGATATACAGTTCATAGCCTTTAATCCGGTAATAATCCCATTTCGGGTGGCAAACTTCATATTCTGAGGTTTTATTCTCCCTTTTAGTGAACCCGAAATAATGTTCTGTAATAAATTCAAACTCTGAATCTGTTTCCATAGGAAGAGCATTACTGTCCGCTTTGATCTTTAAAGAATGCCAGCTTCCGTTTTTCCATGAGTATTTCACCATCAATTCATTGTTGTTCACATGGATTTCATTACTCATGGGCATTGTTTTATAATTTTCTTTGTAGAATGTATTGGCCACAAAACTGAGTGCATATTTGGGAACGATTTCTTTGATAAAAACAACGCCTCTTTTCCAGATATCTTTTTCTTTCTTTTTAACATAAAACCGGAGGTTTACTTCTTCGAAATTCCGGTAAAAGGGAATGGAAAGACCTAATAATTTTGTATTTAAAAACATGAATCCAACAAGGCTTACATAACATTTCCCGTGGTAGAAATCGAGCTCTGTACCTTCGGGAAGGTATTTGTCCAGAATTTCAGGGTCTATTTCGTAATTGATGATGGCTAATTTTCGCCATTCGGCTTTTAAGAAGTTCATTTTTGCGGTTTTTGAAGTTTGGAATTTGGGGCAAGACTCTGGTTTATATTTCAGCGATTTTCTTAATCAGACGGTTTCGTTCAAGTAGGAAGTTCTTCATATAATTCTTAAGGAAAATATGGTTGAAAAATCTTCCGATGATTCCTAATGGGGATTCAAATTCAAAGATGTCAATCATTAATGTACCATCATTTTTGTTCTTAAAAATATGCTGATGTTTCATTGATTTAAAAGCTCCTTCAAGCATCACATCCGTAAACCGGACTGGTTTTTCCATGCTGATAATTTTTGTCGTTAAGGTCTGGTATACACCTAAATGTTTTGCTCTCCAGGTTACAGTTTCCCCTTCTTCAATAAGCCCGGAAGTTCTTCCTGCAATTGCTTTTTCATTGGTTTTTCCTGTTGACTTCTGATGGAGGTCAATATCCCTGGCCAGATCAAAAACTTTATGAACATCTGCTTTGATTGGTGTTTCTAAATATATTGTTGTCATTCTTAGGTTAAATTTTAAAGGATAAACCAGATGATAAGAGCTAAAGCTGTCATTCTGAATAATATCCATGAAATAGTGGGAAGATAGTTCAATTTTAAGAGTTTACATCTTCTCATATGCTCCAAAAACATAATTAATACAACCATCCCGAAATAAATGATATAAAAAGATGGTGCGAGGCTGATGAATAAAACAGGAATTAGAAGCAGTGTTCCTATGAGGGAAACGGTCATCATATTTCCGAGATAATCCCAGATTTTGTCTTTTAAACAGATTCTCAGAAATAAAGTCTGCCAAATGACCTGCCCAATGCATACGGTAAATTCCCTCATAAAATTATGGTTCAGATTGAATCCCAGTCTTTCTGAAAATATACTCAAAATATAACCTGAAAAAGAAACTCCGAAGATTAGATATGCAATTCTGTACTTAAGATTAAAATCAGGAATGCAAGCCTGTTCGTTCTGATCTTTTGCTGACGGAATAATCTGTTTACGGTTGTAAGAAACAAATGAATAAAGCTTTTTGAAAAACCAGTACAGCGGTTTTATTCTGGCTGCTTTTTCCAGCAAAGGAAAGGAATTTCCAATGATAAGAAGAAGACTTTCCAATCCATAAACAACTTTATTTTTGTTGTGATCTACCAATGCTATTTCATTTTTCGCACGGTTGAAATCAATGAGGTCTTTGTTTTTAAAGCTCAGATCTGTAAAGGCTTCTCTCCCATCTGCATCAAGCATTCCACAGTTGATGAAACCTTTTGAGTAGATGTTGCACATCGGGCATTCGTTATCGTAAATGAGCGTGTGATTTTTTAAGGTTTTCATGATGATTGATTTTAAAAGGTTAAAAAATCGCCTCTGGTCCTTTTGTTGTGAAATCTGAAGGTAAAATACATCCAGATTTTAAATATCAGTGTTTTCATTTTCGATACGTTTTTCTTTATTCATGGAATGTTTACGTCCTTTCAGGAACAGTAACAGGTTCAAAAGCATCATAAGTCCGAGATAAATGGAGAAACCTCCGATTTTTTTGCTTAAAGCAACAACCAGTCTTTCTACGGTCTCAATCTGGAAAAATTCAATGATACATAAGGCAAAACCTATATTCAGAAGATAAAATCCGATCTTGAAGAGAGAGTTCGTTGCCATTGCAATGTCTTCTTTCTGATGAAAAATATCAACCATGAACGTCTTAGAATTTTTAAACAGAAACTGGGTTACCAATACGGTAAGGGCAATTACAATTGGCAGATAGATCATGTACGCTGAAAAATTGTACGTCTGTGTTAAAACTGTTGTAGTCATAGCTTTATTATTTTAGTGTTAATTTATTTCTTAAGAAGTACAGGGTAAAAATGTTTGTATAGTGCAGAACACAGAGGATCAGGGCGATATAACCTATACGTGCTGCAGTTACTGCAATCAATTCTTCTGTAGAAGTTACCCTGTCCCAGACTGCGAGATTAATGGCAATGTATCCCAGGTTCAGCAGGTAATAGCATCCGAGAAGTATCCTGTTGATCGTAAGACACATGCCTTTATCATGAATCAGGTATTCCAGATAAGATTTTCCGGCCTGAAAGCATCTTCTTCCAACATCTATGGTGATGTAAAAACTCACCGTGAGGAAAATGACATATGATACGATATTAAACATTTTATAAATATTATATTTTCAGTAATTTTTGAAAATTAAATTCAAATAAAAAAGGATTCCTCCTCTTCTATTTTAACAGGTTGGTGATTTTCCCTACCAGCCAGTGATCGTCGCTTTTAATGGCCAGATCCATAATATTGTTGATCTTTCCTGTAACCGAGCTGAAATCATCCATCAGCTTTATAAATTCCTTAGCTTCTTCTGAATCTTTATCATCAATATTTTTCAGTTCTTCCAGGAAAGAAATTACAGGTTCTATTTCTCTTTTTCTGCGTTCTTTTGTGATTTGTTTAAAAAGGTACCAAATATCTTTTTCAGCTATGAAATATTCTTTTCGGTCTCCTTTTATAAATTCTTTTCTTACAATTCCCCAATCTATCAGAGCGCGTAGGTTCATATTGGCATTCCCTCTTGAAACCTCCAGCTGTTCCATTACCTCATCAGTGGAAAGAGGTTTTCCGCTTGCCAGAAGCAATGCATGAACCTGTGCCATCGTACGGTTGATTCCCCAGTTAGTAGCGAAGGTTCCCCATGTCTGGATGTACTTTTCTTTTGCCTCTGAAAGTTTCATTGATTTCTCTTTTCTTATTTCTGTAACAAATGTAATTATAATTTTTGAATTTTCAGTAATTTTTGAAAATAAATTTTAAAATAAAACAGACACCTTTAAAGAATGCCTGTTTTAAAGCTATTTTTGGATAGATTTATAGGTTTCTACCAATCTTATAAATTCAGATCTGTACCCTTCTTCATCTTTATTCCTGCCTTCTTTTGCAAGCGTTTCAATGGTATCAAGATCTTTTTTCTCAATTAATTTTGAATCCCGAAGCACTAACCCGAACCAGGCTACTGAAGTCGCAAACTTGAAATCCGGACTCGCAGATGCAACGGATTCATCGGAATTTTTAATAATCTGACTGAATTCAACACTTTTGTCCTCATCCGGTTTTTTATACCTGAATTTTACTGTTCCCAGTTCGTCTCCGAAGTTTTGGGAATTTAAAGTTGTTGTGTACTTTAATTTCGTTTCTTTAGGAGCAAATACTGATTTAACGTTCACAGGGATAATCTCATATAATGCAGTTACCGTGTGTCCGCTTCCCAATTCTCCCGCATCAATCTTATCATTGGCAAAGTCTTCGTTTCTAAGCTTTCTGTTTTCATACCCAATTAAACGGTAAGAGCTTACATATTTAGGATTGAATTCAATTTGAATTTTCACATCTTTTGCAATGGCGTACATACTTCCTGCAAATTCTTTTCCTAGAAATTTATTGGCTTCCTGCATATTATCGATATAGGCGTAATTCCCATTTCCTTTGTCAGCTAAAGTTTCCATCCTGTTATCTTTGTAATTTCCCATTCCGTATCCAAGACAGGTAAGAAATACACCTGATTTTCTCTTTTCTTCAATGAGAGCTTCAAGACCTGTAACAGAAGATTCTCCCACATTAAAATCACCGTCCGTAGCTAAAATAACCCTGTTATTCCCGCCTTTTATAAAGTTTTCCTGGGCAAGCTTGTAGGCCAGTTCTATTCCTTCCCCGCCTGCCGTGCTTCCTCCTGCACTTAGCTTATCCAAGGCTTCTGTAATCTTATCTTTTTCTTTAGCTGAAGTTGGGGGCAGAACCAT includes the following:
- a CDS encoding TIGR01777 family oxidoreductase — protein: MKIIIAGGTGFLGESLEKYFKEKRAEVYILTRKPERDNEIYWNAQTLDSWKDCINGADVLINLTGKSVDCRYNEKNKKEIYTSRIDSTKVLQEAVDQCTTKPKVWLNASSATIYIHSETHLNTEENGIIGDDFSMNICKSWEKEFFTINNEDVRKVALRTSIVLGNNGGAFPKLRTITKFGLGGKQGRGQQKVSWIHVDDFCNAVDRIINQENISGTINVTAPVPVTNEELMKKMRESLKIPFGLNAPVWQLEIASVFLNTETELLLKSRNVYPEKLIRNGFQFIYPELDKALFILLKDKN
- a CDS encoding YqjF family protein, with the translated sequence MNFLKAEWRKLAIINYEIDPEILDKYLPEGTELDFYHGKCYVSLVGFMFLNTKLLGLSIPFYRNFEEVNLRFYVKKKEKDIWKRGVVFIKEIVPKYALSFVANTFYKENYKTMPMSNEIHVNNNELMVKYSWKNGSWHSLKIKADSNALPMETDSEFEFITEHYFGFTKRENKTSEYEVCHPKWDYYRIKGYELYIRFETLYGKDFAFLNNQEPISVMLAEGSEIEVKTKKYIM
- a CDS encoding SRPBCC family protein, producing the protein MTTIYLETPIKADVHKVFDLARDIDLHQKSTGKTNEKAIAGRTSGLIEEGETVTWRAKHLGVYQTLTTKIISMEKPVRFTDVMLEGAFKSMKHQHIFKNKNDGTLMIDIFEFESPLGIIGRFFNHIFLKNYMKNFLLERNRLIKKIAEI
- a CDS encoding DCC1-like thiol-disulfide oxidoreductase family protein, with protein sequence MKTLKNHTLIYDNECPMCNIYSKGFINCGMLDADGREAFTDLSFKNKDLIDFNRAKNEIALVDHNKNKVVYGLESLLLIIGNSFPLLEKAARIKPLYWFFKKLYSFVSYNRKQIIPSAKDQNEQACIPDFNLKYRIAYLIFGVSFSGYILSIFSERLGFNLNHNFMREFTVCIGQVIWQTLFLRICLKDKIWDYLGNMMTVSLIGTLLLIPVLFISLAPSFYIIYFGMVVLIMFLEHMRRCKLLKLNYLPTISWILFRMTALALIIWFIL
- a CDS encoding GbsR/MarR family transcriptional regulator; this encodes MKLSEAKEKYIQTWGTFATNWGINRTMAQVHALLLASGKPLSTDEVMEQLEVSRGNANMNLRALIDWGIVRKEFIKGDRKEYFIAEKDIWYLFKQITKERRKREIEPVISFLEELKNIDDKDSEEAKEFIKLMDDFSSVTGKINNIMDLAIKSDDHWLVGKITNLLK